In Vigna radiata var. radiata cultivar VC1973A unplaced genomic scaffold, Vradiata_ver6 scaffold_303, whole genome shotgun sequence, a genomic segment contains:
- the LOC106755007 gene encoding VQ motif-containing protein 4: MEISSRFQERESHPSPMNSPTSNVSNCMSSSNSNGIQITTPPLTPKTIPRSDSNPYPTTFVQADTSTFKQVVQMLTGSSDTTKQAQDPVPQPPPPPPPSRNFNIPPIKTPPKKQGKLYERRNSLKNSLMLNTLMPNFARNNSPGFSPRNKPEILSPSLLDFPSLALSPVTPLNDDPFDKSSPSLGNSSEEEKAIAEKGFYLHPSPMSTPRDSEPQLLPLFPLTSPRVSESPS; the protein is encoded by the coding sequence ATGGAAATCAGTTCAAGGTTTCAAGAAAGAGAGAGCCACCCTTCTCCTATGAACTCTCCAACCAGCAATGTGAGCAATTGCATGAGCAGCAGCAACAGCAATGGCATCCAAATCACAACACCACCACTCACTCCCAAGACCATCCCCAGATCTGATTCCAACCCCTACCCTACAACTTTTGTCCAAGCTGACACCTCCACTTTCAAGCAGGTGGTCCAAATGTTAACTGGTTCATCAGACACCACAAAGCAAGCACAAGATCCAGTGCCtcaaccaccaccacctcctccaccATCAAGAAACTTCAACATCCCCCCAATCAAGACTCCACCAAAGAAGCAGGGAAAGCTCTATGAGAGGAGGAACAGCCTCAAGAACAGCCTCATGCTCAACACCTTGATGCCCAATTTTGCTAGAAACAACTCTCCTGGTTTCTCACCAAGAAATAAGCCAGAGATCCTCTCCCCAAGTTTGCTTGACTTCCCTTCCCTTGCTCTCAGCCCTGTCACCCCATTGAATGATGACCCTTTTGACAAGTCCTCCCCTTCGTTAGGAAACTCATCAGAGGAGGAAAAGGCCATAGCAGAAAAGGGCTTCTACTTGCATCCCTCTCCCATGTCCACCCCCAGAGACTCAGAACCACAGCTCTTGCCTTTGTTTCCACTTACCTCACCTAGAGTCTCAGAATCACCCTCCTGA
- the LOC106755004 gene encoding probable bifunctional methylthioribulose-1-phosphate dehydratase/enolase-phosphatase E1, translating into MAAIGLNGVKVGATSSQAYLEGKAVKETRALMAELCRHFYTLGWVTGTGGSITMKVHDDSIPKPQQLILMSPSGVQKERMEAEDMYVLSISGSILSAPSPKPYPHKPPKCTDCDPLFRKAYEMRDAGAVFHSHGIESCLVTMINPLSKEFRITHMEMIKGIKGHGYYDELVVPIIENTAYEYQLTESFAKAIEDYPKATAVLVRNHGIFVWGDSWISAKTQSECYHYLFDAALKLHQMGLDWSTPNHGPIQSARRGLSIAGESNVSVKASKSNGEIDPFPRCIVLDIEGTTTPISFVSEVLFPYARDNVGKHLSLTYDTPDTKADIELLRSQVQSDLEQGIAGAVPIPPDDAGKEEVIAGIVANVDAMIKADRKITALKELQGHIWKTGYDNNELEGIVFDDVPEALEKWHALGVKVYIYSSGSRLAQRLIFGKTNHGDLRKYLSGFFDTTVGNKRETRSYVEISESLGVDKPSDILFLTDVYQEASAAKAAGLEVIISIRPGNGPLPDNHGFKTIKSFSEI; encoded by the exons ATGGCAGCCATTGGTCTGAACGGCGTGAAGGTGGGAGCGACGTCGTCTCAGGCGTACCTTGAAGGCAAGGCCGTGAAGGAGACAAGGGCGTTGATGGCTGAACTTTGTCGCCATTTCTACACCCTTGGATGGGTCACAGGCACGGGTGGCAGCATCACCATGAAGGTCCATGATGACTCCATTCCCAAGCCTCAACAGCTCATACTCATGTCCCCTTCTG GTGTtcagaaagaaagaatggagGCAGAGGACATGTATGTGTTATCAATCAGTGGAAGCATTTTGTCTGCTCCATCTCCTAAGCCTTACCCACACAAGCCTCCCAAATGTACTGATTGTGACCCACTTTTCAGGAAA GCATATGAAATGCGAGATGCTGGGGCTGTTTTCCACAGTCATGGAATAGAATCCTGTCTTGTAACAATGATCAATCCATTATCAAAGGAGTTTCGA ATCACTCACATGGAAATGATAAAAGGAATTAAAGGACATGGCTATTATGATGAACTTGTGGTTCCCATAATTGAGAACACGGCCTATGAGTATCAGCTCACAGAGTCTTTTGCTAAAGCT ATTGAAGACTACCCAAAAGCAACAGCAGTACTTGTTCGCAACCACGGGATATTTGTCTGGGGAGATTCTTGGATCAGTGCTAAAACTCAG tCTGAGTGTTACCATTATCTCTTTGATGCTGCTCTCAAACTTCACCAAATGGGATTGGACTGGTCAACTCCAAATCACGGTCCAATACAAAGTGCTAGAAGGGGTTTAAGTATTGCTGGGGAGTCGAATGTGTCAGTTAAAGCAAGTAAATCTAATGGTGAAATTGATCCATTCCCA CGTTGCATTGTTCTTGACATTGAAGGAACTACTACGCCCATATCATTTGTTTCAGAGGTTCTCTTCCCATATGCCCGTGATAATGTTGGGAAGCATCTATCTCTAACATATGATACCCCTGATACCAAAGCTGATATTGAGCTGCTTCGTTCCCAA GTTCAAAGTGACCTTGAACAAGGGATTGCAGGTGCTGTGCCTATCCCTCCAGATGATGCTGGGAAAGAGGAAGTCATTGCTGGAATTGTTGCTAATGTGGATGCTATGATCAAAGCTGATAGAAAAATCACTGCCTTAAAAGAGTTGCAG GGTCACATATGGAAAACTGGTTATGATAATAATGAATTGGAGGGAatagtttttgatgatgtacCAGAAGCTCTAGAAAAGTGGCATGCCTTGGGTGTAAAG GTATACATATATTCTAGTGGTAGCAGGTTGGCTCAAAGGCTAATATTTGGAAAAACAAACCATGGGGACCTAAGAAAATATTTGTCTGGGTTTTTTGACACCACTGTGGG GAACAAAAGAGAGACACGTAGTTATGTTGAAATTTCCGAGTCACTCGGTGTTGATAAACCATcagatattttatttctaactgATGTATATCAAGAAGCCTCGGCTGCAAAGGCAGCAG GTTTGGAGGTGATAATTTCTATTCGCCCTGGAAATGGACCCCTCCCTGACAATCATGGGTTCAAGACGATCAAATCCTTCTCAGAGATCTAG